Within the Streptomyces sp. YIM 121038 genome, the region TGCTCGTGGCGCTCGGCGCCCAGGCCGTAGCGCGCGCCCCGCTCCGTGGGGTCGGGGACGGTCCGCTTCATCTCGGCCAGCTGGGCCGGGGCCAGCAGCTTCCCGGACATCAGCGCGGACCAGAACGCGGTGACGTCGGCACCGGTGGAGACGAGCGCGCCCGACGCGTCGGCCCCGGAGGTGTTCCACTCCGTCCAGTCGAGGAGCTTCCCGGACCGCTTCACATAGCTGCGCAGGTCCGGCTCAGGGAGCGTGGTCCGGTCGCCGGGCCAGTACGTGCCGCGCAGTCCCAGGCGCTTGACGATCCGCTCGGTGATCTCGGTGCCGATGCCGCGCCCGGTGACCTTCGTGACGATCAGTCCGACCAGGTTGTAGTTGGTGTTGGAGTACGAGAAGGGCTCGTCCTCGGGCGGGGGCAGGGTCAGCGCCTGCTTGACCGTCCGCAGGGGGTCCACGTGGTCCCAGCGGTGGGCCAGTTCGTCGTCCCAGAACGGCGCGTCCAGGTAGTCGGGCAGGCCGCTGGTGTGCTGGAGCAGCTGCCGGATCGTGATCCTGCGCCCGTCGTAGGGCCCGGACCGGACCAGACCGGGAAGGTGGTGGTCAACGGTGTCGTCGAGCCCGAGTCTGCCTTCGCCGACGAGCTGGAGCACGACGGTGGCCGTCCAGGCCTTGGTGTTGCTGGCGATGCGGCTGTGCTCGCGGCCGGTCGCCTCGCGGCCCGTCCTGAGGTCGGCGAGGCCCACGCCCCTGGTCAGGAGACCACAGCGAGGGCTCTTCACCGCCACGCCGATCCCCGAGGCACCGGCCCGCGCCAGCTCCTTCAGCGCCGCCCGGACGGGCTTCACGTCACACCCCGGTGCCGTGGCCGACGCGGCCGGAGCCGTCAGCAAGGAGACGGTGACCGCCAGAGCGGCGACACCGCTCGTCCTCCGGCGTGTCCCGCGCCTTGTTCCACCTGTGGTCCCACCTCTTGTCCCACGTGTGGTCCCACCTGTTGTCCCACGTCGCATGAAGTCTCCCTCTTTCCTGCGCGGTCGCTCGCGGCGCGACCGGTCACGCCCAGCGTCGGGCCCCGACCGGACAGGGGCATGCGGCAGCCGTCCAGGGATTCCGCGCGCGGTTTGTGCGCTCGGCCAACAGGCCGTCGCGTCCGGTCTGCTAGACGGCAGGGCGGCGGGTGGACGGCCGGACGGCCAGGGGGTGAAAACCGGTTGCCCGGCCCCCTGCCGGGGCCGCAAGCTCAGCGCATGGTCCTCGCACCCACACCCACGTTGCCGCTCGCCCCCGCCGACCGTCCGGCGCGTGGCCAGCAGCAGCCCGGCCGTCCGTGGAGGTCCGCGCCGCCGCTCCGGTGAACGGGCACCTGGTCGCGGGGCTCGTCGCCGGGTACGGCATCGCCATGCCGGTGGGAGCGGTCGCGACGTATCTGGTGGGGCTCACCGCCCGGACGTCGTGGCGGGTGGGGGCGTGCGCCGCCCTCGGGGTGGCGACGGCCGACGGGCTGTACGCCCTGGTCGCCACCGTCGCGGGGGCCGCCGCGGCCCCTGTCGTCGCACCGGTGATGGGCCCGCTGCGCTGGGTCTCCGCCTGCGTCCTGGTCGTCCTCGCGGCACGCGCGGCCACGGCGGCCGTCCGCCGGTACCGCGCCCCGCGCACGGCCGCGCCCCGCGACGGCGCCCCGCCGACCCCGGCTCGCGCGTACACCGCCTTCCTCGGCATCACCCTGCTCAACCCCACCACCGTCGTGTACTTCGCGGCGCTCGTGGTGGGCAGCGGGTCCGGCGCGGACCCGGACCGCCTCGGGCAGGCGGTGTTCACGCTCGCCGCCTTCGTGGCCTCCGCGAGCTGGCAACTGCTGCTCGCCGGGGGCGGGGCGCTCCTGGGCCGCGTCCTGACGGGCCGCCGGGGCCGCCTCGTCACGGCGCTGACGTCCAGCGCGGTGATCACGGCGTTGGCGGTGCGTCTGCTGGTGGCGGGGTGAGTCCTCCTCCCGGCCGTGGGCCCGAGGCCGCCATGGCCGAGCGGGGCCGGATAGTGTACCTACTAGTATGTACACGATCCGGCCCGGCCCCGGGCGCACCGCACCTCCAGAAGGAGTCCCGCCATGCCCCTCGTCCGCATAGACGCCCTGCGCGCCGACGGGGCGCGCCTCGACGCGCTCGGGCGGGCCGTCCACGCCGCGCTGGTGGAGACGATCGGCATTCCGCCCGACGACCACTTCCAGATCCTGACCAGTCACGACGGCACCGGCAGCACGCTGCGGCACGGGACCTATCTGGGCGTGCGCCGCGACGACGGGATCGTCTACGTCGTGATCACCATGCGGGCCGGACGCACACCCGACCAGAAGCGCGCCCTGTACCGGCGGATCGCCGAACTCGCCGAGGAGTACGCGGGCACCGAGCCGCGGAACGTGTTCGTCACCGTGCTGGAGAACGCGTCGGCCGACTGGTCGCTCGGCCACGGCGAAGCCCAGTACGCCCCGGCCGAGCGGCCCCGGGACGTCCCGCCTCACCAGAACTGCGCCAGCGTGCCCTCCGCATAGGGCTCCGGGCTCACACTGATCCCACCCGCGAACGGGCGGTCGAGCACGAGGACGAGCAGCAGGCTGAAGCCGATGAGGGCGGCGATGGCGCCGACGAACAGTAACCGGACCTTGCGGCTCCTGTTGCCGTACAGAAAGGTCAGGGGTATGATCACCAGCGCGCCGCCGTACACCAACACCTGGAGCAGCGGGGGCAGTTCCTGGTGGGACTGGGTCAGCCGGGCCCGGCGCTGGGCCACCACGTCGTTGAGGTGCGTGATGGACTCGCGGTAGAAGGCCCGCTGCGGCCCGTCGTCCGGCTCGTACGCCTGGAGGACGGCGTAGATCCCGTCGATCTGGCGCTGGGTGACGGTGTGCTCGGCCTTCCCCGCGCGCATGAGCGGCCACTGCCGCTCCACCACCGCGTGGACGTACACGCTGACGGCGGCCTCCATCTGGCTGCGCTCGGCGGGTGGGAAGGCCCGTACGTTCCGCACGACCTGCTCCAGGTCGGACGCCTCGGTGGAGACGACCGTCTCGGCCTCCTCCAGCTGCGTCCAGAGCGTCACCACGACGAACGCGAGGATGATGCCGTAGATCGCGCCGAAGACGCTGAGCACCACGCCGACCATGTCGTTGTGCGCGCCCTCGGCGAGGGAGGGCCAGCGGCGGTGCGCCAGTTCGCTGCCGGCGAGCGACAGGGCCAGGATTCCGCCGACGACCATCGCCACGAGCGACAGCATGGAGAAGTTGTTCAGCAGCCAGACTCCCACGGGCACTCCCACGCGGCAGGCAACGGTGGACGTCCCGTTGTTCTGCGCCGGGCCCGCCACCGGTATGCGCCGTCCGCCGGGCACCACCCGTACGGGGACGGAGCGCGCGGGGCGGGGCCGCCCCGGGGTGGTGCCGGGTCAGTGGACGCGGCGGGCGCCGCGGTGCGTCGGGCCGTGGCCGCTCGGGCAGTGCGGGGCGGCGGAGGCGGGCGGCGTCGCGGCGGCGGCCGGGTCCTCGTGGTCGATCTGGAGCGTGGTGTGCGTGAGCCCGTACGCGTCGGCGAGGCGCTTGTCCAGCTCGCGCCGCACGGCGTGGCAGTCGCCGCCGGGGTGGACGAGGACGTGGGCCGACAGGGCGGGTTCGCCGGACGTGATGGTCCAGATGTGCAGGTCGTGGACCTCGGCCACGGAGGGCATCCCGGCGAGTTCGCCCCCGATCGCGTCCGGGTCGAGGCCCGCGGGCGCCGCTTCCAGGAGGATGCGGCCGGAGTCGCGGAGCAGCCCGCAGCCCGCCTTGACCATGAGGGCGACGACGAACAGCGTGGCGATGGTGTCGGCGCGGGCGAAGCCCGTGGTCATGACGATGACGCCCGCGACGGCGGTGCCGATGAAGGCGTACAGGTCGTTGAGGATGTGCTGGTAGGCGCCCTCGACGTTCAGCGACGAGCGGTTGGCCTTGGACAGGCACCAGGTCGCTGCGAGGTTGACGGCCACGCCGGAGAGCGCGGTGGCGAGCACCATCCAGCCGGTGACCTCCGGCGGGTGCAGCAGCCGCTGCACGGCCTCGAAGCCGAGCCAGGCGGCGGCGAGCAGCAGCGTGAGCCCGTTGGCCTGGGCGGAGAGTATCTCCGCCCGCTTCAGGCCGAAGGTGTACGTGCCCTTGGCGGGCCGCGCGGCGAGCCGCATCGCGACGAGCGCGAGCACGATGGAGAAGGCGTCCGTGAGCATGTGGACGGCGTCGGATATCAGCGCGAGGGAACCGGCCATGAAAGCGATGACCGTCTCGACGGCAATGAAAACGCCAATCAATACGAGGGCGAGCGAAAGCCATCGCCGGTCGGCGTCGGCGGAGACGCCGTGACTGTGCCCGGCATGACCTCCGCCCTCGTGGTCGTGTGTGTGCTGATCCGTATGAGCGTGCCCCACGGAGTTCCCCCCACGTGTGCCGACGGTGACTGCCGCAGGGGAGTCAAGCGCAATTCCACCACTACCGCAAAGGCTGCATCGGTGACCGTTTTCAATTCCGGTTCGCGCCCTGCTTCTTGGCGGCCCGCGTCTGGAATTTCGGGCCGGGGTCGGCTCAATTCAGTGCGTTTGACCGCGAGGACGGGCGCGCACGACCCGGCCCTCCCCCCCTCGCCACCCGCCCTTACCCGGCGTGCCGCCTGGACTTCGGGCGGGCCCTCCGCTCCAGCTGGAGAGGAAGTGGGACAAGAGGGCTTATACGGCTGGAAGGGGAGAAAGATTCTCCAAGCGTCCTACTTCCCCCCATCACGGCCCTCAACTTGTGACCCACACCACGCCGAATGGATAAAGGATCTTGTTCCGCGTATCCACACGGCGGGATCCCGTGTGCCACGATGCCAGCGTGTTGCTCGACCACTCAGGAAATCACCCACTGAATCAGCGGTGACTCCACTGATGACTTCTTGAACATTCGGCTGGCCGTCATACGGGGGACGAGAATGCCGACCATTATCGCCATCGGGCATCGGGACGACCTCGATCGGGCATTGCGACGCCGGGGCCTCGATCCCTTCTACATCGTGCAACAGCCGACGCGTTCGCTCCGTGGCGTCGACTGCACACGTGTCACCGACATCGAGAACGCCCAGGAAATCCTGCGAGCGGTGCTCTCCGCGCGCGTCCGTGATGCCGTGGGAGTGCTCACCGTCCACGAAATGGGCGTGTTCGGAGCCGCTTTCCTGCGGCAGCAGTTGAACCTTCCGGGAAACACGGACTCCGGGACGGTCCCCTACTTCCGGGACAAGTACCTGCAGAAGAGCGGACTGCCCGCGGGCATCGCGCGGGCGCGCTGTCGCTACGCCACCCCGGACACCACGTTCGCCGATCTCGTCGACGACCTGGGCGACACCTTCGTCGTCAAACCCGCGACCGGGGCCGGGTCCCTGCGCACCAGCGTCGTCCGCTCTCCCGAAGAGTACGCACGCGCTCTGGAGCCGTTTCCCGGCGACTCGGACGTCGCCGTCGTCGCCGAATCGTTCATCGCGGCGCCGGAAGTCTATATCGACGGCATCTGGGAGAACGGCGACCTCCGGTGGTCGTCGATGACGCGCTATCACGACGCGCCGCTGCGCGCCGCGCAAGGCGGCGTTCTGGCCGCGCACCTCCTGGACAAGAGGCGGCACGAAACGCTGTTCTCCCAGGCGGAGACGCTCGCCCGGCAGGTACTCAGCCACCTCGGCGCGCCGTCCTGCGTGTTCCATCTGGAGGCGTTCGTCCAGGAGTCGGGGCTGACGTTCGGCGAGTGCGCCATCCGCCTCCCGGGGGCGCTCTCCCCGCAGATCAACCACATGACCTACGGCGTCGACCTCTTCGACGTCGAAATCAGCCTCGCGCTCGGGGAAGGAGTCACGCAGACCCTCGACGACCGTACGCCGGATCGCTTTCACGGCTATCTGCTGCTGCGCCGCCCGAAGCGGGGAAGACTCACCCGCGAGGACTTCGAGCGGAGCTTCCTCTTCGACGAGATCGAGTACTCCTCCGCGCCCGATACGCCGCTCGGACCGTACGGCAAAGTGGGCCATGCGATCGTGTCCGACCACGATGAGCTGAAACTGCGGCAGACGATCGAGGAAATCGTCCAGTTCAACGAGGGCGACTGACACCGTCCCGCTCCGAAGCCCCGGCTTCCCGGGCGCTTCCCCGGGCATCCCAGCGCACCCCGGCCACGTCCTCCGTGCGGGGCAGTCGCGGATTCGCCCTCCCCTTTTCCCTCTCACTGCATGCGCTCACGGCTCTTCCGCGCTGTTTTTGGCTGGAGGTTCGTTCCGATGCCGGATCAACGTTCTTCTTTGACTGCTTCGTATGTGACTGTTGCTCATGTGCTCGAGCGTGCGGCCCATGACACGACTCGTGGTGTCACCTTCGTCGGCGGCTCCTTCCTCTCCTACGCCGAACTGTGGGATTCCGGCCGCCGGATCGCGCGGGGGCTGCGCGGCCTCGGCGCCGCGCCGGGCGACCGGGCGCTGATCGCCGCCCAGGACCCGGAGGGCTTCGTCCGTGCCTTCTGGGGGTGCGTGCTCAGCGGTGTCGTGCCGTGTCCGGTCGCGCCGCCCGCCGACCCCGCGCTCCGGCACGCGCGCCTGGCGCAGCTGCGCGCGCTCCTGGGCGACCCGCTGTTCCTCGTGCCCAAGGCCGCGCACGGGGACCTGCCCGAGACCGGCCTGCGGACCGTCACCGTGGAGGAGCTGAGCCAGGCCTCCCCCGAGGACGACCGAGTGCGCTCCCCCGCCGTCGGCCCCGCCCCCGACGACCTCGCCCTGCTGATGCTCACCTCCGGGTCCACCGGCGCGAGCAAGGCGGTCGAGCTCACCCACGCCAACCTCCTCGCGGCGGTGGCGGGCAAGGCCGGAGCGCTCGGCCTCGGGCCCGACGACACGATGATGAACTGGATCTCGGCCGACCACATCGCCGCGGTCGAGGCGCACCTGCTGCCGATGTCCCAGGGCGCGGAGCAGGTCATCGCGACACCGGAGACGGTCCTCGCCGACCCGGTGGAGTTCCTCAGGCTGCTCACGGCGCACCGGGTGCGCGTGGCCTTCACCCCCAACTTCCTGTTCGGGCAGATCAACCAGGCGCTCGCCCAGGGGCCGGCCGAGCGGCCGGACATCGACCTGTCGCAGGTGCGGCACATCATTTCCGGCGGCGAGGCGACGGTGACCGCCACCGTGCGGACCTTCCTGGACGCCCTCGCCCGCCACGGGCTGCGCGAGGACGCCGTCGTGCCCGCGTTCGGCATGACGGAGACCTGCGCGGGCAGCGTGTTCAACCGTGACTTCACCGCCCGCGACGGGGAGCCGGAGTTCCCGTCGCTCGGCCGTCCGGTACGGGGGCTGCGCATACGGATCGTCGACGGCGACGGCACGGTGCTCGCCGCCACCGGCGAGGAAGCCACAGCCGACGAAGCCTCCGCCGACGAAGCCACCATCCGGGGAGCCACCGCCATCCGGGGAGCCACCGCCGGAGAAGCCTCCGAACCCGGTGAGGTGCAGCTGCGCGGCACCATGGTCACCTCGGGCTACTTCGGCGACGAGCAGGCCACCGCACGGGCGTTCACCGCCGACGGCTGGTTCCGCACCGGCGACCTGGGACACCTCGACGCTGAGGGGCGGCTGACGCTGGTCGGCCGCGCCAAGGACTCCATCATCGTCCACGGCGTCAACTACTACAGCCACGACCTGGAAGCGGCCCTGGACGGGCTCGGCGAGGTGCGGCGCGGCCAGGTCGCCGCCTTCCCGGTGCGGCCCGAGGGGGCGGACTCCGAGCAGCTCGCCCTCGCGTTCGTACCGGCCTGCGATCCCACCGACGACGCGGCCGTGTACCGGGCGATCGTGGCGATCCGCAGCTCCACGGTGCTGCACTGGGGGTTCCGCCCCCGGCTGATCCTCCCCGTCACCGCGGCCGACATCCCGCGCGGCAACCTCGGCAAGGTCCAGCGCGCGCGGCTGCGCGCGGCCGTCGAGGCCGGGGACCTGGACGGCGCGGCCCGCCGGGCCCAGGAGGTCAGCGCCCGCTTCCTCGGCGCCCACACGGCCCCGGAGGGCGCGGCCGAGTCGACGCTCGCCGCCCTGTACGCCCGCGTCCTGAACACCCGCGAGGTGTCCGTGACCGCGAGCTTCTTCGACCTGGGCGGCACCTCCCTCGACGTGCTGCGGCTCAAGCTGGAGATCCAGGCCGCGTTCGGCATCGACGACGTACCGATGGCGACGCTCCTCCAGGCCCCGACCGTACGGGCCCTCGCCGCGCGCCTGGCCGCCGGGCGGGGCGGCGGCGACGCGGCCTACGACCCGCTGGTGCCGCTCCAGGTGACCGGGGACGGCACCCCGCTGTTCTGTGTGCACCCCGGCCTCGGCGAGGTCCTGGTGTTCGTCAACCTCGCCAAGTACTTCACCGGCGAACGGCCCTTCCACGCGCTGCGGGCACGCGGGTTCGGGCAGGGCGAGACCCACTTCGCGTCGTTCGCCGAGATGGTCTCCACCTACGTGGCGGCGATCCGGCGGGTCCAGCCGCGCGGGCCGTACGCCGTCGCGGGCTACTCCTACGGCGGCGCGGTCGCGTTCGAGATCGCCAAGCGCCTCGAGGCCGACGGCGACGAGGTCGGCTTCGTGGGCGTCTTCAACCTGCCGCCGCGCATCTCCGCCCGCATGAACGAGATCACCTTCACCGACGGCGCGATCAACCTGGCGCTCTTCCTCGAACTGATCGCCGCCGCCGACGTGGAGCGGCTCACCGCGACCCTCCGCCCCCTGCCCGAGGCCGACCAGCTCGCCTACCTCGTCGCGCACGCGCCGCGGCGCCGGCTGACCGAACTCGACCTCACCGTCGAGCGGTTCACCGCGTGGGTGCACCTCGCCCAGAACATGGTGCGCCTCGGCCGTACGTACGAACCGTCGGGGTCGGTCGGACAGGTGCGGGTCTTCTACTGCACGCCGCTGCGCGGCACCACACAGGAGTGGCTCGACGGCCAGCTGCGCCACTGGGACGCCTTCACCCGCGGCCCCAACCGCTACGTCGAGGTCGCCGGGGAGCACTACACCCTGATGAGCCCGCAGCACGTGGGGACCTTCCAGGCGACCTTGCGGCAGGAACTGACCCGCGCGCTCGGCCGATGAGCCCGGCCACGACCCCCGCCACCGCCGACACGAGCAGGAGCCGCTGACCATGCGAGGCAAGAAGATCCTCATCACCGGCGGGACCGGGCAGGTCGCCCGGCCCGTCGCCGAGGCGCTCGCCCCCGGCAACGAGGTGTGGTGCCTGGGCCGCTTCGGCGACCGGGCCGCCCGCGCGGCACTGGAGGAGCGGGGCGCCCGCACCTTCACCTGGGACATGGACTCCGGCGGCCTCGACGGCCTGCCGCGCGACTTCACCCACGTCCTGCACTCGGCGGTGCACCGCGGCGAGAGCGGCGACTTCGACGCGGCGGTGCGCGTCAACTCCGTCGGCACCGCGCGCCTGATGACGCACTGCTCGGCCGCGGAGGCGTTCCTGTACGTGTCGTCCGGAGTGGTCTACGACCGGGCGGATCCCACCCACCGCTACCGGGAGGGCGACCCCCTCGGCGTGGGCGCGCCGTGGCTGCCGACGTACCCCGTCGCCAAGCTCGCCACCGAAGGCGTGGTGCGGGGCCTGGCCGAGGCGCTCGCGCTGCCCACGGTCATCGCCCGCCTCAACATCGCCTACGGCCCGTACGGGCACGGCGGCGTACCCATGATCATGTTCCGGGAGATGCTGCGGGGCCTGCCGTGCGCGGTGCCGCGCGAGGGCCAGAACTACTGCAACCCGGTGCACACCGACGACGTCGTGCGCCAGGTCCCGCTCCTGTGGGAGACGGCGCGGACCCGCGCGCGGGTCGTCAACTGGGGCGGCGACGAGGAAGTCGGCATGACCGACCTCCTGGAGTACATGTCCGCGCTCACCGGCGTGCCGGTCACGCTGGACCGCGGCGACCGCAGCCGGGGCACGGCGGTCTTCGACCACACGCTGCGCCGCAGTCTCATCGGCGACTGCGCGGTCGGCTGGAAGGCGGGCATCGCCCGCACCCTGGCCGAGCTGTTCGGGGAGTACCGCGACCGCATCGACGCGTCCGTCGGACCGGGCGCGGCCCGGTGAGGGGAGCCGGGGCGTCCCGGCGGGCGGGGCCGGGACGGGCGGGACGCCGGGATAGGCGGGAGAACCACGTGCCCCATGTGACGAACACGAGCCCCATGTGACGAAGAGGAGTGCCCAGCGTGCGCAGGACCGCAGACATCGACGCGCTTCAGGACGTGCTGTGCGCCGCCCTCGGCTCCCGCGAGCCCGTGTGTTCGCTGGGGCACCTAGCCCAGGACACCGCCGCGTTCGCCACCCTGGACCCGGCGGTCCTGGAGCGCCCCACCCTGGTCAGCGGCGGGGCGCCGTACGCCCCGACCGGTCCGGTGCCCGCGCGCCCCGCGCTCGACGAGCTGCTGGGGCGGGCCGAGGCGCTGGACGTGCCCCAGGTCCT harbors:
- a CDS encoding LysE family transporter, with translation MNGHLVAGLVAGYGIAMPVGAVATYLVGLTARTSWRVGACAALGVATADGLYALVATVAGAAAAPVVAPVMGPLRWVSACVLVVLAARAATAAVRRYRAPRTAAPRDGAPPTPARAYTAFLGITLLNPTTVVYFAALVVGSGSGADPDRLGQAVFTLAAFVASASWQLLLAGGGALLGRVLTGRRGRLVTALTSSAVITALAVRLLVAG
- a CDS encoding NAD(P)-dependent oxidoreductase → MRGKKILITGGTGQVARPVAEALAPGNEVWCLGRFGDRAARAALEERGARTFTWDMDSGGLDGLPRDFTHVLHSAVHRGESGDFDAAVRVNSVGTARLMTHCSAAEAFLYVSSGVVYDRADPTHRYREGDPLGVGAPWLPTYPVAKLATEGVVRGLAEALALPTVIARLNIAYGPYGHGGVPMIMFREMLRGLPCAVPREGQNYCNPVHTDDVVRQVPLLWETARTRARVVNWGGDEEVGMTDLLEYMSALTGVPVTLDRGDRSRGTAVFDHTLRRSLIGDCAVGWKAGIARTLAELFGEYRDRIDASVGPGAAR
- a CDS encoding non-ribosomal peptide synthetase, whose translation is MLERAAHDTTRGVTFVGGSFLSYAELWDSGRRIARGLRGLGAAPGDRALIAAQDPEGFVRAFWGCVLSGVVPCPVAPPADPALRHARLAQLRALLGDPLFLVPKAAHGDLPETGLRTVTVEELSQASPEDDRVRSPAVGPAPDDLALLMLTSGSTGASKAVELTHANLLAAVAGKAGALGLGPDDTMMNWISADHIAAVEAHLLPMSQGAEQVIATPETVLADPVEFLRLLTAHRVRVAFTPNFLFGQINQALAQGPAERPDIDLSQVRHIISGGEATVTATVRTFLDALARHGLREDAVVPAFGMTETCAGSVFNRDFTARDGEPEFPSLGRPVRGLRIRIVDGDGTVLAATGEEATADEASADEATIRGATAIRGATAGEASEPGEVQLRGTMVTSGYFGDEQATARAFTADGWFRTGDLGHLDAEGRLTLVGRAKDSIIVHGVNYYSHDLEAALDGLGEVRRGQVAAFPVRPEGADSEQLALAFVPACDPTDDAAVYRAIVAIRSSTVLHWGFRPRLILPVTAADIPRGNLGKVQRARLRAAVEAGDLDGAARRAQEVSARFLGAHTAPEGAAESTLAALYARVLNTREVSVTASFFDLGGTSLDVLRLKLEIQAAFGIDDVPMATLLQAPTVRALAARLAAGRGGGDAAYDPLVPLQVTGDGTPLFCVHPGLGEVLVFVNLAKYFTGERPFHALRARGFGQGETHFASFAEMVSTYVAAIRRVQPRGPYAVAGYSYGGAVAFEIAKRLEADGDEVGFVGVFNLPPRISARMNEITFTDGAINLALFLELIAAADVERLTATLRPLPEADQLAYLVAHAPRRRLTELDLTVERFTAWVHLAQNMVRLGRTYEPSGSVGQVRVFYCTPLRGTTQEWLDGQLRHWDAFTRGPNRYVEVAGEHYTLMSPQHVGTFQATLRQELTRALGR
- a CDS encoding cation diffusion facilitator family transporter, encoding MGHAHTDQHTHDHEGGGHAGHSHGVSADADRRWLSLALVLIGVFIAVETVIAFMAGSLALISDAVHMLTDAFSIVLALVAMRLAARPAKGTYTFGLKRAEILSAQANGLTLLLAAAWLGFEAVQRLLHPPEVTGWMVLATALSGVAVNLAATWCLSKANRSSLNVEGAYQHILNDLYAFIGTAVAGVIVMTTGFARADTIATLFVVALMVKAGCGLLRDSGRILLEAAPAGLDPDAIGGELAGMPSVAEVHDLHIWTITSGEPALSAHVLVHPGGDCHAVRRELDKRLADAYGLTHTTLQIDHEDPAAAATPPASAAPHCPSGHGPTHRGARRVH
- a CDS encoding serine hydrolase domain-containing protein, with translation MKPVRAALKELARAGASGIGVAVKSPRCGLLTRGVGLADLRTGREATGREHSRIASNTKAWTATVVLQLVGEGRLGLDDTVDHHLPGLVRSGPYDGRRITIRQLLQHTSGLPDYLDAPFWDDELAHRWDHVDPLRTVKQALTLPPPEDEPFSYSNTNYNLVGLIVTKVTGRGIGTEITERIVKRLGLRGTYWPGDRTTLPEPDLRSYVKRSGKLLDWTEWNTSGADASGALVSTGADVTAFWSALMSGKLLAPAQLAEMKRTVPDPTERGARYGLGAERHEHTKGFVTWGHSGFMETGHKIRNAVTDDGRRAVTLLVGSEEFDEARVDSVLRTLIRDLR
- a CDS encoding DUF4239 domain-containing protein, with the translated sequence MGVWLLNNFSMLSLVAMVVGGILALSLAGSELAHRRWPSLAEGAHNDMVGVVLSVFGAIYGIILAFVVVTLWTQLEEAETVVSTEASDLEQVVRNVRAFPPAERSQMEAAVSVYVHAVVERQWPLMRAGKAEHTVTQRQIDGIYAVLQAYEPDDGPQRAFYRESITHLNDVVAQRRARLTQSHQELPPLLQVLVYGGALVIIPLTFLYGNRSRKVRLLFVGAIAALIGFSLLLVLVLDRPFAGGISVSPEPYAEGTLAQFW
- a CDS encoding tautomerase family protein, which gives rise to MPLVRIDALRADGARLDALGRAVHAALVETIGIPPDDHFQILTSHDGTGSTLRHGTYLGVRRDDGIVYVVITMRAGRTPDQKRALYRRIAELAEEYAGTEPRNVFVTVLENASADWSLGHGEAQYAPAERPRDVPPHQNCASVPSA
- a CDS encoding ATP-grasp domain-containing protein, whose translation is MPTIIAIGHRDDLDRALRRRGLDPFYIVQQPTRSLRGVDCTRVTDIENAQEILRAVLSARVRDAVGVLTVHEMGVFGAAFLRQQLNLPGNTDSGTVPYFRDKYLQKSGLPAGIARARCRYATPDTTFADLVDDLGDTFVVKPATGAGSLRTSVVRSPEEYARALEPFPGDSDVAVVAESFIAAPEVYIDGIWENGDLRWSSMTRYHDAPLRAAQGGVLAAHLLDKRRHETLFSQAETLARQVLSHLGAPSCVFHLEAFVQESGLTFGECAIRLPGALSPQINHMTYGVDLFDVEISLALGEGVTQTLDDRTPDRFHGYLLLRRPKRGRLTREDFERSFLFDEIEYSSAPDTPLGPYGKVGHAIVSDHDELKLRQTIEEIVQFNEGD